Proteins from a genomic interval of Gordonia sp. SL306:
- a CDS encoding acyl-CoA thioesterase, giving the protein MATIEEILQVEPIETDIYRGLAFPTLMQRTFGGQVAGQALMSATRTVAAEYAVHSLHGYFVRPGNPEKPTLFLVDRIRDGRSFVTRRVTGIQNGVAIFTMSASFHVRTDHGIEHQDRMPPAPAPEELPDEANELPEDAKAIFREWKNFDIRLVPPSRLATSDYFAAQQRVWFRYRHRLPDDQVFHVGTLAYMSDMTLLGSSKVPHPDADLQAASLDHAMWFMRPFRADEWLLYDQTSPSAFGGRALTQGRIFDHAGRMVAAVTQEGLTRIDREAPADHRDGQAK; this is encoded by the coding sequence GTGGCAACCATCGAAGAGATCCTCCAGGTCGAGCCCATCGAGACCGACATCTACCGGGGGCTGGCGTTTCCCACGCTCATGCAGCGGACCTTCGGTGGTCAGGTGGCCGGACAGGCACTGATGTCGGCCACCCGCACGGTGGCTGCCGAGTACGCGGTGCATTCCCTGCACGGCTACTTCGTGCGGCCAGGGAATCCGGAGAAGCCGACGCTGTTCCTCGTCGATCGGATCCGCGACGGTCGCTCGTTCGTCACGCGGCGCGTGACCGGCATCCAGAACGGCGTCGCGATCTTCACCATGTCGGCGTCGTTCCACGTGCGCACCGATCACGGCATCGAACATCAGGACCGGATGCCACCCGCGCCGGCTCCCGAGGAGTTGCCCGATGAGGCGAACGAACTCCCGGAGGATGCCAAGGCCATCTTCCGGGAGTGGAAGAACTTCGACATCCGGTTGGTGCCGCCGAGCCGCCTCGCGACCTCCGACTACTTCGCGGCGCAGCAGCGCGTGTGGTTCCGCTACCGTCACCGGCTCCCGGACGACCAGGTGTTCCACGTGGGCACCCTCGCGTACATGAGCGACATGACCTTGCTCGGCTCCTCGAAGGTGCCGCATCCCGACGCGGATCTGCAGGCGGCCTCCCTGGATCATGCGATGTGGTTCATGCGTCCCTTCCGCGCGGACGAGTGGCTCCTCTACGACCAGACCTCACCATCGGCATTCGGCGGACGAGCGCTCACCCAGGGCCGGATCTTCGACCACGCCGGGCGGATGGTCGCCGCGGTCACCCAGGAGGGACTGACCCGCATCGACCGGGAAGCGCCCGCTGATCACCGCGACGGGCAGGCGAAGTGA
- the yajC gene encoding preprotein translocase subunit YajC, translating into MESLFFPLLLALLAGFMFLSIRKQKKRVSEMQDMQNSVATGARVQLTSGMFATVVEAGTGDFVDLEIATGVVTRFNRAAVVRVVPTEDAAETYPGALTERPEEIVDDPSPSLGADPTTDDSVSTERPGDTPSDEK; encoded by the coding sequence ATGGAGTCACTCTTCTTCCCCCTTCTGCTGGCCCTGCTGGCCGGTTTCATGTTCCTGAGCATCCGTAAGCAGAAGAAGCGCGTGTCCGAGATGCAGGACATGCAGAACTCCGTGGCCACCGGTGCGCGCGTGCAGCTGACCTCGGGAATGTTCGCCACCGTCGTCGAGGCGGGAACCGGCGATTTCGTCGACCTCGAGATCGCGACCGGTGTCGTGACCCGCTTCAATCGCGCCGCTGTGGTGCGGGTGGTGCCGACCGAGGACGCCGCCGAGACCTATCCGGGCGCGTTGACCGAGCGTCCCGAGGAGATCGTCGACGATCCGTCGCCGTCCCTGGGTGCCGATCCCACCACTGACGACAGCGTCTCCACCGAACGTCCGGGTGACACCCCCTCCGACGAGAAGTGA
- the ruvC gene encoding crossover junction endodeoxyribonuclease RuvC has product MRVMGVDPGLTRCGIALVESGRGRNVTALDVDVVRTPTDMELADRLLAIYTAASHWLDVHQPDVVAIERVFAQNQVSTAMGTAQAGGVVALAAGQRNVPVRFHTPSEVKAAVTGSGRADKAQVTMMVTRILGMQTKPKPADAADALALAICHCWRGATTEKMIEAQRRAEELARRHRERVAQASAGRATSSKRTQAGGAA; this is encoded by the coding sequence GTGCGTGTGATGGGAGTCGATCCCGGCCTGACGCGCTGTGGGATCGCCCTGGTCGAGTCGGGGCGGGGGCGAAACGTGACGGCGCTCGACGTCGACGTGGTCAGGACGCCCACCGACATGGAACTCGCGGACCGGTTGCTGGCCATCTATACCGCGGCGAGTCACTGGCTCGACGTCCACCAGCCGGACGTGGTCGCGATCGAGCGGGTGTTCGCGCAGAATCAGGTGTCCACGGCGATGGGGACCGCCCAGGCGGGCGGGGTCGTCGCGCTGGCTGCCGGCCAACGCAATGTGCCCGTGCGTTTTCACACGCCCTCCGAGGTCAAGGCGGCGGTCACGGGGAGTGGCCGGGCCGACAAGGCTCAGGTCACGATGATGGTCACCCGCATCCTCGGGATGCAGACGAAGCCGAAACCGGCAGACGCCGCCGACGCTCTGGCGCTGGCGATCTGCCACTGCTGGCGAGGAGCCACCACGGAGAAGATGATCGAGGCACAACGCAGGGCCGAGGAACTCGCACGGCGCCATCGTGAGCGGGTTGCGCAGGCCTCCGCCGGTCGTGCGACGTCGTCGAAGCGGACGCAGGCCGGGGGAGCGGCATGA
- a CDS encoding YebC/PmpR family DNA-binding transcriptional regulator translates to MSGHSKWATTKHKKAVVDAKRGKMFAKLIKNIEVAARTGGGDPAGNPTLYDAIQKAKKSSVPNDNIERARKRGGGEEAGGADWQTIMYEGYGPNGVAILIECLTDNRNRAAGEVRTAMTRNGGNMADPGSVAYLFTRRGVVTLEKNGQSEDDLLMAVLDAGAEEVNDLGESFEVVSEPTDLVAVRTALQEAGIDYDSAEADFRASVEVPVDADGARKVFKLIDALEDSDDVQNVYSNVDVSDEVLAELDA, encoded by the coding sequence ATGAGCGGCCATTCCAAATGGGCCACCACCAAGCACAAGAAGGCGGTCGTCGACGCCAAGCGCGGCAAGATGTTCGCCAAGCTGATCAAGAACATCGAGGTGGCGGCGCGGACCGGCGGTGGTGATCCGGCCGGCAATCCCACGCTCTACGACGCCATCCAGAAGGCCAAGAAGTCGTCGGTGCCCAACGACAACATCGAGCGTGCCCGCAAGCGCGGTGGCGGTGAAGAGGCGGGCGGCGCCGACTGGCAGACCATCATGTACGAGGGATACGGCCCGAACGGCGTCGCGATCCTCATCGAATGTCTCACCGACAACCGTAATCGCGCAGCCGGTGAGGTGCGGACCGCGATGACCCGCAACGGCGGCAACATGGCCGATCCGGGTTCGGTGGCATATCTGTTCACCCGTCGGGGTGTCGTGACACTCGAGAAGAACGGCCAGTCCGAAGACGACCTCCTGATGGCCGTGCTGGATGCGGGCGCCGAGGAGGTGAACGACCTCGGGGAGTCGTTCGAGGTGGTGAGCGAACCGACGGATCTGGTCGCGGTCCGGACGGCATTGCAGGAGGCCGGTATCGACTACGACTCCGCCGAGGCCGATTTTCGCGCTTCGGTCGAGGTGCCGGTGGACGCCGACGGCGCGCGCAAGGTGTTCAAGCTCATCGATGCGCTCGAGGACTCCGACGACGTGCAGAACGTGTACAGCAACGTCGACGTGAGTGACGAGGTGCTCGCCGAACTCGACGCGTAG
- the pdxS gene encoding pyridoxal 5'-phosphate synthase lyase subunit PdxS produces the protein MSQFQSGNTPGPDAPNTLNGAAGNGHRDPAPTVGQGTARVKRGMAEMLKGGVIMDVVTPEQAKIAEDAGAVAVMALERVPADIRAQGGVSRMSDPDMIDGIISKVSIPVMAKARIGHFVEAQILQSLGVDYVDESEVLTPADYANHIDKWQFTVPFVCGATNLGEALRRITEGAAMIRSKGEAGTGDVSNATTHMRKIRDEIRRLTSLPKDELFVAAKELQAPYDLVVEVAEAGKLPVTLFTAGGIATPADAAMMMQLGAEGVFVGSGIFKSGNPEQRAAAIVQATTFHDDPDVLAKVSRGLGEAMVGINVDDIPQPHRLAERGW, from the coding sequence GTGAGTCAATTCCAGTCAGGGAACACTCCCGGGCCGGACGCCCCGAACACCCTCAACGGCGCCGCCGGGAACGGACATCGCGATCCGGCGCCGACCGTTGGGCAGGGTACCGCCCGGGTGAAGCGTGGCATGGCGGAGATGCTCAAGGGTGGCGTCATCATGGACGTCGTCACCCCGGAGCAGGCCAAGATCGCCGAGGACGCCGGAGCGGTGGCGGTCATGGCCCTCGAACGCGTGCCCGCCGACATCCGTGCGCAGGGCGGCGTGTCACGGATGAGCGACCCGGACATGATCGACGGGATCATCTCGAAGGTCTCCATCCCGGTGATGGCCAAGGCCCGGATCGGTCATTTCGTCGAGGCGCAGATCCTGCAGAGCCTCGGCGTGGACTACGTCGACGAGTCCGAGGTCCTGACTCCGGCCGACTACGCGAACCACATCGACAAGTGGCAGTTCACGGTGCCTTTCGTGTGTGGTGCCACCAATCTCGGTGAGGCACTGCGACGGATCACCGAGGGCGCGGCGATGATCCGCAGCAAGGGCGAGGCCGGTACCGGTGACGTGTCGAACGCGACCACGCACATGCGCAAGATCCGCGACGAGATCCGGCGGCTGACGTCCTTGCCCAAGGACGAATTGTTCGTCGCGGCAAAGGAACTGCAAGCACCGTACGACCTCGTCGTGGAGGTCGCCGAGGCAGGCAAGCTACCGGTCACGCTGTTCACCGCCGGCGGTATCGCAACCCCGGCCGACGCCGCGATGATGATGCAGCTCGGTGCCGAGGGCGTTTTCGTCGGTTCGGGCATCTTCAAGTCGGGCAATCCCGAGCAACGGGCGGCCGCGATCGTGCAGGCGACCACGTTCCACGACGATCCGGATGTGCTGGCCAAGGTCTCCCGCGGCCTGGGCGAGGCGATGGTCGGCATCAACGTCGACGACATCCCACAGCCACACCGACTCGCAGAGCGGGGCTGGTAA
- the ruvA gene encoding Holliday junction branch migration protein RuvA: MIASVRGPVVDVALDHVVIDCAGVGYRVLVTPGTVGSLRRGEEATLLTSMIVREDSMTLYGFTDADARSLFTLLQTVTGVGPRLAMATLAVLEPDALRRALAESDVKALTTVPGIGKRVAERLVVELRDKVEAPAALDGVASTTSIGGTVRDQVSEALLGLGFTAAPADRALAAVLADAPDVDASTLLRKSLALLGKTA, from the coding sequence ATGATCGCCTCGGTGCGCGGTCCCGTCGTCGACGTCGCCCTCGACCACGTGGTGATCGATTGCGCGGGCGTCGGCTACCGCGTGCTAGTGACGCCGGGAACCGTCGGATCGCTGCGGCGCGGCGAGGAGGCGACCTTGCTCACGTCGATGATCGTGCGCGAGGACTCGATGACGCTCTACGGCTTCACCGATGCCGATGCACGGTCGTTGTTCACGCTTCTGCAGACGGTGACCGGGGTCGGCCCGCGCCTGGCGATGGCGACCCTGGCGGTCCTGGAGCCGGACGCGCTGCGCCGCGCGCTGGCCGAGTCCGATGTGAAGGCGCTGACCACGGTTCCGGGAATCGGGAAACGCGTGGCCGAACGACTTGTCGTGGAGTTGCGGGACAAGGTCGAGGCACCCGCGGCACTCGACGGCGTGGCGTCGACCACGTCCATCGGCGGCACGGTGCGCGACCAGGTGTCCGAGGCGTTGCTCGGTCTCGGTTTCACCGCCGCACCCGCCGACCGGGCCCTGGCCGCGGTATTGGCCGACGCGCCCGACGTGGACGCGTCCACCCTTCTCCGGAAGTCGTTGGCGCTCTTGGGGAAGACCGCATGA
- the secD gene encoding protein translocase subunit SecD: MTTPRRASAKRSGPPREIPPWRPLTAFFVLLAVVWGLVFFTGGGSPTPKLGIDLQGGTRVTLTARTPDGNPPTRDQLNQAKQIIEQRVNGLGVSGSEVVVNGNNLVITVPGDDGKQARSLGQTARLFVRPVEKVQPATPQPKTDEQKQQEDKQSDETSAAAIDEQRKLRQAPAGANLDGLTAQMAKMDCSPGANDPLLGNDLPDQNLVACSQDGTEVYLLGPEIIDGRDIKNATAGTTQQAGSWIVQVEFKGDAQKFWPTYTAQNTGKQTAFTLDTKVVSAPQIQGAITTPSTEISGNFSQQESKDLANVLKYGSLPLSFEASDAETVSATLGLASLQAGLIAGLVGLIAVLLYALFYYRMLGILTMLSLVLSGLMVYGIIILLGRWIGFTLDLSGIAGLIIGIGMTADSFVVYFERIKDEMREGRSFRSAVPRGWASARRTIWSGNAVSFIAAVVIYVLAIGEVRGFAFTLGLTTILDVVVVFLVTHPLVVLASRSEFLSRPKVNGLGAVSEVARQRRVSARTAKVEASEGTAK, from the coding sequence GTGACCACACCTCGCCGGGCGTCGGCGAAGCGGTCGGGACCTCCACGTGAGATTCCGCCGTGGAGACCCCTGACCGCTTTCTTCGTGCTGTTGGCCGTCGTCTGGGGGCTGGTTTTCTTCACCGGAGGCGGATCGCCGACACCCAAGCTGGGTATCGACCTGCAGGGTGGGACCCGGGTGACATTGACCGCCCGCACACCCGACGGCAATCCGCCGACACGTGACCAGCTCAACCAGGCGAAGCAGATCATCGAGCAGCGTGTGAACGGGCTCGGTGTCTCCGGCTCGGAGGTCGTGGTCAACGGCAACAACCTGGTCATCACGGTGCCGGGTGACGACGGCAAGCAGGCACGCTCGCTGGGCCAGACCGCCCGACTGTTCGTGCGTCCGGTCGAGAAGGTGCAACCCGCGACCCCGCAGCCGAAGACCGATGAACAGAAGCAGCAGGAAGACAAGCAGTCCGACGAGACCTCGGCTGCCGCGATCGACGAACAGCGCAAACTGCGACAGGCGCCCGCCGGGGCCAACCTCGATGGCCTGACGGCGCAGATGGCCAAGATGGACTGCTCGCCGGGCGCCAACGACCCGTTGCTGGGCAACGATCTGCCCGACCAGAACCTGGTGGCGTGCTCCCAGGACGGCACGGAGGTCTACCTCCTCGGGCCGGAGATCATCGACGGCCGGGACATCAAGAACGCGACGGCAGGCACCACGCAGCAGGCCGGATCGTGGATCGTGCAGGTCGAGTTCAAGGGTGACGCACAGAAGTTCTGGCCGACCTACACCGCCCAGAACACTGGCAAACAGACCGCGTTCACGCTCGACACCAAGGTGGTCTCCGCGCCGCAGATCCAGGGTGCGATCACCACTCCGTCCACCGAGATCAGCGGGAATTTCAGCCAGCAGGAGTCGAAGGATCTCGCCAACGTCCTCAAGTACGGTTCGTTGCCACTGTCTTTCGAGGCCTCCGATGCCGAGACGGTGTCGGCGACACTGGGTCTCGCGTCGCTGCAGGCCGGGCTGATCGCGGGCCTGGTCGGACTGATCGCAGTCCTTCTCTATGCGCTGTTCTATTACCGCATGCTCGGCATCCTGACGATGTTGTCGCTGGTGCTGTCGGGACTGATGGTGTACGGCATCATCATCCTGCTGGGCCGGTGGATCGGCTTCACTCTCGATCTCTCCGGCATCGCGGGCCTGATCATCGGTATCGGCATGACGGCCGACTCATTCGTCGTCTACTTCGAACGAATAAAGGACGAGATGCGGGAGGGCCGAAGTTTCCGGTCCGCGGTGCCGCGGGGCTGGGCGAGCGCGCGGCGCACCATCTGGTCGGGCAACGCGGTCAGCTTCATCGCCGCGGTCGTCATTTATGTCCTGGCCATCGGCGAGGTACGCGGATTCGCCTTCACACTGGGTCTCACCACGATCCTCGATGTCGTGGTCGTCTTCCTGGTGACCCATCCACTGGTCGTCCTGGCCAGCCGGTCCGAGTTCCTGTCGAGACCGAAGGTCAATGGGTTGGGCGCCGTGAGTGAGGTGGCGCGACAGCGGAGAGTGTCGGCCCGAACCGCCAAGGTCGAGGCGTCGGAAGGAACGGCGAAATGA
- the pdxT gene encoding pyridoxal 5'-phosphate synthase glutaminase subunit PdxT: MSGVEVPRIGVLALQGDVREHLAALSEAGALAEAVRRPAELAAVDAVVIPGGESTTMSHLLNVFDLFDPLRERLAAGMPAYGSCAGMIMLASTILDTRADARHLDALDITVRRNAFGRQVESFETDLEFTGITDRPGDALMRAVFIRAPWVESIAPEVEVLAQVPDGPAEGRIVAVRQGNVLATSFHPEVTGDRRVHQYFVDMVRAPGA; this comes from the coding sequence GTGAGCGGCGTCGAGGTTCCGCGGATCGGGGTCCTGGCGCTGCAGGGCGACGTCCGGGAGCATCTGGCCGCCCTGTCCGAGGCTGGTGCACTGGCCGAGGCCGTTCGCAGGCCGGCCGAACTCGCGGCCGTCGACGCGGTGGTCATCCCGGGCGGGGAGTCGACCACGATGAGTCACCTGCTGAACGTGTTCGATCTGTTCGATCCCCTGCGCGAACGGCTGGCCGCCGGCATGCCTGCGTACGGTTCCTGCGCAGGCATGATCATGCTGGCGAGCACGATCCTGGACACCCGCGCCGACGCCCGCCACCTCGACGCGCTCGACATCACGGTGCGGCGCAACGCCTTCGGTCGGCAGGTGGAGAGCTTCGAGACCGACCTGGAGTTCACCGGTATCACCGACCGGCCGGGGGATGCACTGATGCGGGCGGTGTTCATCCGGGCGCCGTGGGTGGAGTCCATCGCGCCGGAGGTCGAGGTGCTGGCACAGGTGCCGGACGGTCCCGCCGAGGGACGGATCGTCGCGGTGCGGCAAGGCAACGTCCTCGCGACCTCGTTTCATCCGGAGGTGACCGGCGACCGGCGGGTGCACCAGTACTTCGTCGACATGGTGCGGGCGCCGGGAGCGTAG
- a CDS encoding NUDIX hydrolase: MTVSGLTILVIGVIILLAVLAGGWAFQTANRLDRLNVRVDLARQALDAALARRAVVARAIASGMVVSYDEEARSAGQALAAAADHAEHAPAHAREQSENRVSALLAQTDTQTRPQGLVVELADSETRVMMARRFYNDAVRDTRNLAERRLVRWLRLGGTAELPQYFEIIERVTPSGNG, encoded by the coding sequence ATGACGGTATCGGGCCTCACGATTCTCGTGATCGGGGTGATCATCCTGCTTGCCGTCCTGGCCGGCGGGTGGGCGTTCCAGACGGCGAATCGTCTCGACCGGCTCAACGTCCGGGTGGATCTCGCACGCCAGGCGCTCGATGCGGCGCTGGCGAGGCGGGCGGTGGTTGCGCGGGCGATCGCATCGGGAATGGTCGTCAGCTACGACGAGGAGGCACGGTCGGCAGGGCAAGCGCTGGCCGCGGCGGCCGACCATGCCGAGCATGCGCCCGCACACGCACGAGAGCAGTCGGAGAACCGGGTGTCGGCGCTGCTCGCGCAGACCGACACACAGACCAGGCCCCAGGGTCTGGTGGTGGAGCTGGCCGATTCCGAGACGCGCGTGATGATGGCTCGACGGTTCTACAACGACGCCGTGCGTGACACCCGCAACCTGGCCGAACGTCGGCTGGTCCGCTGGTTGCGCCTCGGTGGTACCGCCGAGCTACCGCAGTACTTCGAGATCATCGAACGCGTCACCCCCAGCGGCAACGGCTGA
- a CDS encoding LuxR C-terminal-related transcriptional regulator, with amino-acid sequence MTVIAHHVSQHHSSVAAPDRPVRDARRHTEATRRRQEALARLAQRRMPLPGRPLDTIGPGAPRTGPGRAHMTLVTSEIRAESDRPHCSCGTDSADSEHPSLTTREIEVLRTWLMLDSKTAVAQALFISLGTVNTHLTRIRAKYSEAGRTASTKAALVARAVQDGLISLDEL; translated from the coding sequence ATGACGGTCATCGCACATCACGTTTCGCAGCATCACTCTTCTGTCGCCGCTCCTGATCGGCCCGTACGCGATGCGCGCCGACACACCGAGGCGACACGTCGTCGGCAGGAGGCGCTCGCCCGCCTCGCCCAACGGCGGATGCCACTTCCCGGCCGGCCGCTCGACACAATCGGGCCCGGCGCGCCTCGCACCGGGCCCGGCCGCGCACACATGACCCTGGTGACGTCGGAGATACGCGCAGAATCGGATCGTCCGCATTGCTCGTGCGGCACCGACTCCGCGGACTCGGAACATCCCTCGCTCACCACCCGGGAGATCGAGGTGCTGCGCACCTGGTTGATGCTCGACTCCAAAACCGCGGTGGCACAAGCACTCTTCATCTCTCTCGGCACGGTCAACACCCACCTGACCAGAATCCGGGCGAAGTACTCGGAGGCGGGCCGGACCGCGTCCACCAAGGCCGCGCTGGTGGCACGCGCCGTCCAGGACGGGCTGATCTCGCTCGACGAGCTCTGA
- a CDS encoding PP2C family protein-serine/threonine phosphatase: protein MDAATIVRDASRCGTDTLAGLQLEWAAVCNVGRVREANEDAALVEPGRYLLADGMGGHDSGELASEAALETLAAIEALGDQTETQLALIELLSDAQIRIGEIDTESERRAGTTATGAVLVTHDGEPHWLVLNIGDSRTYRLQGGEFEQLTVDHSQVQEFVDAGFLTPEQARVDPRRNVITRALGAGMAEPEADFFSLRALPGDTLLICSDGLTGELPDEEIADLLRGAATAQDAAEAMVEATLALGAHDNVTVIVIVVHEATADAGDIDGAARDDAVVDGSRAEGGRVDGRDVDGDEAADTEAGPID from the coding sequence ATGGACGCGGCGACGATCGTTCGGGACGCATCCCGTTGCGGCACCGACACACTGGCGGGCCTGCAGCTCGAATGGGCGGCGGTGTGCAACGTCGGGCGGGTGCGCGAGGCCAATGAGGATGCCGCGCTGGTGGAACCGGGCCGGTACCTGCTCGCCGACGGCATGGGCGGTCACGACAGCGGTGAACTTGCCAGCGAGGCCGCGCTCGAGACGCTGGCCGCCATCGAGGCTCTGGGGGACCAGACCGAGACCCAGCTGGCACTCATCGAGCTGCTGTCGGACGCCCAGATCCGGATAGGGGAGATCGACACCGAGTCCGAGCGCCGCGCGGGTACCACCGCGACCGGCGCCGTGCTGGTGACCCACGACGGTGAGCCGCACTGGCTGGTCCTCAACATCGGGGACTCACGAACGTATCGCCTCCAGGGCGGGGAGTTCGAGCAGCTCACCGTGGACCATTCACAGGTCCAGGAGTTCGTGGACGCCGGCTTCCTCACACCCGAACAGGCCCGGGTCGACCCGCGGCGCAATGTGATCACACGTGCGCTCGGGGCCGGCATGGCCGAGCCGGAGGCGGACTTCTTCTCCCTGCGCGCGTTGCCCGGCGACACGCTCCTGATCTGCTCGGACGGCCTCACCGGCGAATTGCCCGACGAGGAGATCGCCGATCTCCTCCGAGGGGCGGCAACCGCGCAGGACGCTGCCGAGGCGATGGTGGAGGCGACTCTCGCGCTCGGCGCACACGACAACGTCACGGTCATCGTCATCGTCGTCCACGAGGCGACCGCCGACGCAGGCGACATCGACGGGGCTGCTCGGGATGACGCAGTGGTCGACGGGAGCCGAGCTGAAGGGGGTCGTGTCGATGGCCGTGACGTCGATGGTGACGAGGCCGCCGATACCGAGGCCGGCCCGATCGACTGA
- the ruvB gene encoding Holliday junction branch migration DNA helicase RuvB: MTDDQVPGPDERDLSAAELHSDGDFDAGLRPRSLADFIGQPRVREQLELVLRGAKGRGGTPDHILLSGPPGLGKTSLAMIIAGEMGAAIRVTSGPALERAGDLAAMLSNLVDGDVLFIDEIHRIARPAEEMLYLAMEDFRVDVVVGKGPGATSIPLDVAPFTLVGATTRSGSLTGPLRDRFGFTAHMEFYENDELVHVLRRSAGILGIRLLEDAAVEIAGRSRGTPRIANRLLRRVRDYAEVRSDGVITLDIARAALTVYDVDQLGFDRLDRAVLNALVRGFGGGPVGVSTLAVAVGEEPTTVEEVCEPFLVRAGMMARTPRGRVATAAAWHHLGLAPPAGAMNASFGVRTRDTLTESLFDDL; encoded by the coding sequence ATGACCGACGATCAGGTGCCCGGACCCGACGAGCGCGACCTGAGTGCCGCGGAGTTGCACTCGGACGGCGACTTCGACGCCGGGCTGCGTCCACGGTCGCTGGCCGACTTCATCGGCCAGCCCAGGGTCCGCGAACAACTCGAACTCGTGTTGCGCGGTGCCAAGGGCCGTGGCGGCACCCCGGATCACATTTTGCTGTCCGGACCACCTGGACTCGGCAAGACGTCACTGGCGATGATCATCGCCGGTGAGATGGGGGCGGCGATCCGCGTGACGTCCGGTCCGGCACTCGAACGTGCCGGCGACCTCGCGGCGATGCTTTCCAACCTGGTCGACGGCGACGTGCTCTTCATCGACGAGATCCACCGGATCGCCCGTCCGGCCGAGGAGATGCTGTATCTGGCGATGGAGGATTTCCGGGTCGACGTGGTGGTGGGGAAAGGGCCCGGTGCCACATCGATCCCGCTCGACGTGGCACCGTTCACTCTCGTCGGCGCCACCACCCGATCGGGGTCGCTGACGGGTCCGCTGCGTGACCGGTTCGGGTTCACCGCGCACATGGAGTTCTACGAGAACGACGAGCTGGTGCATGTGCTGCGCAGGTCGGCGGGGATTCTGGGGATCCGCTTGCTCGAGGACGCCGCTGTCGAGATCGCCGGCCGGTCGCGCGGCACCCCCCGGATCGCCAACCGGCTGCTGCGCCGGGTCCGCGACTACGCCGAGGTTCGCAGCGACGGTGTCATCACCCTGGACATCGCACGGGCAGCTCTCACCGTCTACGACGTCGATCAGCTGGGTTTCGACCGCCTCGACCGAGCCGTTCTCAACGCACTGGTCCGAGGGTTCGGGGGCGGGCCCGTCGGGGTGTCGACACTGGCGGTCGCGGTGGGTGAGGAGCCCACCACCGTCGAGGAGGTGTGTGAACCGTTCCTGGTGCGTGCGGGAATGATGGCGCGGACCCCGCGTGGCCGCGTCGCGACGGCCGCGGCCTGGCATCATCTCGGTCTCGCACCGCCGGCAGGCGCGATGAACGCCAGCTTCGGTGTCCGCACCCGCGACACCCTGACCGAGAGTCTGTTCGACGATCTCTAG